TTGACAAGTCCCATAAAGAAACCCCTGGGTGTCATGTTGTATTAGACACATATATGTGTTGTACAAACCTTGTGATACAAGACAATAtgtacaacacacacacacatacatgtctAATAGAAAGAGCATACACATAAAGGAACAAAAGTAAACTTAACTGCCTATTTCTGCTTAGAGATTCAACTGGCTCAGTAGAGTCCCATCATTATATACAGAATGTTGATAAGCCCGATAGGGCATATACAACTGAAAGGGCCAAGCGAGCTGGAAAAGAAAATGCTTCGAGCGGCCAGATTTTTGTGACAACTGCACCGAATTATTTTGCACCAATCCTTCCCAAACATACCCCCAGGAGGAAAGCTGGTGTGCGAGTTGAAGAAACATGGGATTATAGACTTAAATGTAGGCAATGGGGTGCTCATTTGCCTCATATAGCTAGAATTGTTGGCCAGAGTAGATTTTGTGCTCAGTCAGTTGCCCTATCCTGAGGTTATTATGAAGATGACGAAGACCACGATGAATGGTTTCTTTATACCGGAAGGTTTGATAATTTGACTACAAATCACTCCTCTACTGTTTTCTTCTGTCTAGTCACGGATATGTTTCACTATATTAAAATGTGCATAAAGTAACAATTTATACTAATGCAGTGGCGGGAGGGATCTAAGTGCAAACAAACGAACAAATACGGAGCAATGGTTTGACCAAACATTTGTTAAGATGAATGAGGATCTTCGACAAAGCTGCTTGAGGGGTTACCCTGTTCGGGTTGTGCGATACAATCAAATGTCGGAGCCAGTGCCAGAGGAACAGATCAGTACAAGGGAGCATATGAGGAGGAGTAAGATCGTACTGGAAGAACACGGGACGCAGCTTGGTCGTAGCGGAAGCGTATCGGTCTGGAAGGCCATTGCAATGCAACAAGACTACTTGCGTTGCTCATTGCACTGATTAGCTTGCTTTGTAATACTCCCTCCCTCCGGTCATTTAGCCACTCCAATGTCTAGCTTGAACAATACTTTCATGGGCCATACGCCCATACGGCCATACCCCTTTACAATTGAGTAGCCGCCCACTACTACATGCGCGTGCCAGAATCCAGATTATGACCCGTTCAACAGAGAAAATTCAAGGTAACGGCGACGACGTGAGGATCGGACCGTACCGAACTTGAGATTCGAGAGAAGCTGTGGACACACGTGAGCGAGCGAACCACTGCTATTTCAAGTGCCATGCAGTTAATTAATACTACTAGTAAAGTTCACGGGCATTATAACTTGCCTCGCTCACATGCCACAAGTGAACTAATCTGTCATATTCTTGACTAAAATAAGAATTCTCAGTCTCCTTCCCATTGCCGTGAGTAGCTGGCAAACGTCCACTGCTCACAATAGTTGGGAACAACACCCAAAGGCCATATAGTTGACTGGGTTAGGCATTCGGTATTACTGAACTGATCGGTTCGGTTCTTGGGTTACCACAGAAATTCGGTTCCTCAGAAAATAGGTACCAATCGGTTTGTTTTAAAAATCGGTACAGAGAAAATTCGATTTCATTATTTTTGGTTTGGTTTCGGTATTTTAATTTTTAAAAAACACCAAACAGATTATAGAGGCATGTAAAGGGAGGTTCAAAAGCCAATTTTGACAGAATTTTGACCTGATTTCATAGATATGCTCGGGAAATTTGATTTACCGAGGTAAAGAGAACCAAATTTACCGATATAAATTCATTTTTGAAAGGACGACAAAAGCTTTACCACAAATATTATtagagaacaaaaaaaaaattctagtctagttttttaagaaaaaaatcagCCCTAAAAAACCTTACAACTAAGTGGTGCATAAGTGCATTTACCACTAACCACTTCGGTACAGGAACAAACCTAACTTACCATTCATCACACTGCTAGCTTGGCCAAGCTAAAAAAACAACTATAAACCTCTGACATACCAAAACTACTCACATGGTCTTGGCCAAGGTACTCATCCAACAAGAAACTAAACACAACTCACTCATGAAAGCCACCCTACACCTAAACGGCACACACAAGACACACCAACGGGCAATGGCTACCATAACTCACCTAGGTAGGAAAACATCGGGGATAACAAACAACGGGAGATCAACAAAGCCACATACTTTAACTCACAGAAcctcaaggacatgcactacttAGCTATGGAAGAAACATCCCATCAAGCTACTATTTATTCTTGAATACATCTGGCTGCCACTTTTCTGTTTCCCATTTCAACTAGCACTTTGAGAGTGAGTGGATGGTCAAAAtgtgcaaaaaaaaaatcaaattgatCGGTGCCTGCCTGTCCCATTGGTGGTGGTATCCCCAAACGTTTTGGCTACTAAGGGTTTGTTTGGTGGGGCTTGTGCCAAGTGCTTCTTCTTTCAAAAGTCAAACAGAGAGATGAAACCTAAAGTTATTTTTTAGAAGCATATGCCTTTCCGTAATACAGTTTAGGAAGCAACTtagaccctgcttttggctttttgtaaaaaaaaatcccCTCATCTATCCCatgccaaagcacaggtctaaggtcCGGCCTAATCTCACATGAGCTATAGTGCCACTGTGTATAGGTGGGATAGGGGTTCGGAAGTTTTCTCGATCTGCGTGAGAAAGTCATCTTCTTAATTGAAatactcggggggggggggggggggggggggcatctgCCCAGTGTGGATTGAGTTTTTTTATAGTTGTTTCAAGGAAGATAGAGAGAGGAGGTAAGTTTTATACTCattttaaccaaacagcttacATTTTTTCATGGCACATAGCTCACAACAGCTTTTCTATACCTCAGAGTTCAAAGAAGCTTTTCACAGCTCATAGCTCAACCAAACATACCCTAAATCTTTTCGAACCAGGATAGCTACTTTCCCTTGTTTGTGGTTGGCTTTGTTTACCAGTCTACTGCTTTTGCGCCTAGGGGTACTAGTTGGGGCTCTTGGTTCGCTACTACAAAATCAATTAGGCGACAAGCTATTTTATTTATAGAGGCAGTCAAGTGTGCTTATCTCCCAAAATGCACAGTGATTGTTGGAGGCGGACAGACCATTTTTGGAAACACCTAGTAAAGGATTATTGAGTGTCAAGTATATGGGGAGATTAAACCCACGAATTAGCGTAATGATAGCTTGATTAACCCCCTGACAGATTTTCCTAATTAGCCAGGGGATACACCTGTCGTGTACGCTTGCACGTACACACTGGGCCATTAGGGAATAGCTTTGTGGGCCTCGGAGGGCCCACTCTGGGAAAAGACCATGATGCCTAGGGAACAAGCCGAGAGACTAATTCCCCGATTTGAATCGCCCATGCCTAGGAGCTCGGGGGCTTGTCCAGGCTAAAGTAGCTCGCCGACCCTGAGGATGACTGCCGAGCAAACGCCGCCACACACGACTCGGCCTTAGATTCAGAGAGACTCCAGCCCTGACCAACGTCAAGAATATACCCCGAAATCTATCAAGCGTCCATAGGCTGATAGGAGGGCATAGCAGCTGGGCGTTAGACCCTTCCAGGGGCCTGGTTTCTCCGTTCCTGCGAGGCCATGTCAGCCATTCCTAGCGCAGGGTCACACCCAGGGTGTGACACATCACAACGAGGACTTCTATGTGCTAGCGGTGTGGACGACTCTAGGCCCACATGGCAGCCTCCCTCTGCATGCTTGTTGGATCCTGGACTATGAAGGAAGCCATGAGAAGGCGACCTCGGGATGGCACTACGGTAACAGACAGCACCTGACGGTTAGCACCTGGCAGTAGCAACATATGTCAGGGACAGTTAGGGTGTTGTTGGCCCCCTCACTACAAGACGAAGGATGGGACACAACGCTGCCAGGGTAATCGAAGCTTATGACTCGAAACTCTAGGGAAACCTCCGCTACCATGTAACTTGTACCCACATCCCCCTCCTGTATATAAGGAAGAGCATGGGCTCCTGTAAAAGGAATGGAAAAAACAACTCCCAATTGATCAAACCATAGTCTAGCAAATCAAGACATTCAGTCTTCGGTCGGCTCCTCGCCCGAGCAACCAAAACCCTAGAAAAGTAGTGTAGCGCTCCCCtacacctctctctctctattaaaAGAACTTGATTGAGCATTCTAACACAAAAAACACGTCTGTTGGAAGTAGGGCTCAGATGCTCGAACCAGGATTAATCACTTGTGTTTTGAGTGCTTAAGCCATCAGAGACTCATGCATAAACCCACGTCAAACAACTCGATTACTGCCGTAGAATTGAACCCACGTCAAGCACCATCTTTGTAAATCAATTAACAAAGATGGGCGTCTTAATGGGTCCACCTCTGAAAATGGAGGCCATTTTTAGAGGCGGGCCTCTTAAAAGGCCCGCCTTTGTTAATCGAAGTCTAGCCTAACAACCCATTCATGCTCCTCGGATATGTAAAGAAGGGAGGTAACCCTAGCCCGAAAGTCCATATCTCCGTtagcccccctctctctctctctctctctctccctcctacGGGTGCACCTCCCTCACTCCTCTTCACCACAGCCGCTCTCCACCCCTCTCTTTTCTCTGCTTCCAACGATGAGGTGTGTGCCAGGCGCGGCAGTGCAATTCGAGAGCTATCGAGGCGTGAGGTGGCGCTGCGCGGCTAGGGCACAAGGCGTCGGTGCACAATGGCAGGGTGCTACCTCCCTCTCTACCACTCCTCCCCGCATCGCCTACTTCATCTCCATGCTTGCCACATTCAGATCCAAGGTTTAGGACATGAGATCCAGTGGCCACAGCCAGATCCGTCAAGGATGATGTGGGATCTAGTAGCCACGACCAAGTCGTCGACTCCGTGGCGGGCGTAGGTGAATCCCTAATCTCTTTCTCCCTCTTCATTCGATCTCTATGTCAAGATCCTCATCTCTCTCTTCCTCAATAGTGTGCGGCTAGTTTACAGGCAAAATAGCAAATCATAGCTACTATTAACCTAGATGCGAAAAAGTAGAATGAAGAAAGTAAAGAACATCGAACTAGAGTACATATCGGTCATGTTTGATACAACTTATAAGCTGCTTGTAGACAAAATAAGCTAAAACTAATAGCCAAAACAAACATGTTTTTTTGTAGCTTATTCTAGTCACACTTATTACTACTGCTCACATTTGTACTAAAAAGCAAACGCTAGATGAGACCAGCTTATTTTGACCATATTTTTACTCTGTGCAACATATCTGGGAAGCGTTCTATAGATAAGTTATACCAAACAGTGCCATCATTTGCATTTCTTGCATGTAACATAGCTGGTTCTTTGCCGAAAATTGTTTTTGCTAGTTTGCTTGAAAACTAATCATGTGTGCTTCTTCGGAAGTGAAGCAATCTAGTCATTGAGGACCCCTTTGGTAGGACTCCCAACCCACTTCCACCCGCTCCAGCTCTAGCTCCCCGCTGCTCTTTCTCCCTTGCACTCCTAGCTTGAAGCGGCATCGTTTGGTAGAGTTCTCACAACAACTTCAGCTCCCAATCCAGTAGAGAAAGAGGATGACAAGCTAGATCTTAGCGATGGAAGGCTCGGAGGCGACGACGACACTAGGCATGGGCTCGGAGGTGACAGCGACCACGGCCTCAGAGGTCACGATGAGGGGAAGAGGACATCTTGGCAGTGGTGGAGGACGAGAACGGGCTCGATCTTGACGATAGCGGCTGGATCTTAGCGAAGGCAAGCTTGGAGGGGAGGGCGAGTGTAGGCTCGGAGGTGATGGCGGGCGCGGGCAGAGGGATGAGGGAAGCGAAGTGAATTGAAGCACCACGCGCTAGGGGCGTTTGGCAGCGCTCCATCGATTCTCACGTGGAGCAGAGCTGCGGGAGCACTGCCAAAGGGGCTCTAACAACTTCTGTGTGGATTTTCGACGTCAACACCATGGAAAGCTCCACGGTCTTACTAGCTACCAGGAACTTTTTGCTCATGAGATCGTCGTCAACGGAGATGGATGAAGTAGCCATTGCAGCCCACGCCATCAAGCAATGTGACGAGAGCACAGCCACCAGCAATGAAACTTGAACAGCACAACCCTATTTTTATAATAACAACCTCGTCGCGTCGCGTCACAAGACAAGCTGATCATGGTGGAACGGAGTTCTTCTGATCATACATGGGTCACAACGGAAGCAACGCAACAACGAAGCTGAAGGTATTTGAGGCAGATATTGAGACGGATCGTCAATGGTTGGAGATGAACGACTTGGATGGCCAAGCCTTATTTGTCAGTAAACGGTGCTCTCTCaaagaaccaaaaaaaaaaaaaagaagagtaaACGGTGCTCCAACCTCCTAGACTGCCGGGCAATGATCGAAGGTTTCAGTGGGATCATATGCATACTTACCGGGCGCTGATTTTCCCGGGAATTTGATGAGAACTGCTGTGGTTATATATTCTCTGATATGGTTATATACTTTCCAGGCTCGTCGGGGTTTGACTCCACTGAATTTAATTAATGTCCAATCTATGTATAAAGAGGATTAGACCTACTTAGCTGATTAGCCTACTAAACCGCGCGCCTGGGCTTTGAAAAAGCTCTGGGTCCGCTACTGTGTACATATGAATGAAAACTAAGGCCATTCACAACATGTCCACGGGTGGAGTTCCTCTTCTGCCTAACAGTAAATTTCACAAGCATTGATTGTTTTTTACTAATTACTAGCTTTTTTTTTAACCAGCCAGTTTTATTTGACGTCTCAGTAATAGCATGTAAATATAAGGAATCCAAGTTTATCATAAGTCAAACTATGTTAACTTTCATCAAAATTTTAGAAAAGAAGAATAATGGTTATAACATCAAATTAATATCTGGAtacattatgaaatatatttttataacttACATCTTTAATGTGATAGATGTTAATAGCATATATAAATATAAGGTATTAACTATAGTTTGGGATTGGACCTAGCCCATGTTTACAGCCACGTCTTTGCTATTAGCTTGCAAAATATATACCGTATCatgcaacgggagaaaaaaatcatcacctCCTCCTAACCCAATAAACATCGGACAAAATTTTAGATGATAAATTGATTTGTGATCTACATCAATTATTGCCAAAATGGGCTTTTGTGAAATCATCAATTGTAAAATCCACATGTCATACAAATTTAGCCCATGCTCCGCTTCAGTTACTATGGCGCAACAATAGTAGAGCATCTATAAATAATATTACTTAAAACTCATCTTCAAAACagctcctctctccctcccatgtTTTTTGAGTTCTTAAAACTGATCTCTCATTTTTCTGGGAAAAAAAGACACTCAAAAGAGTGATTTATATCAGGAAATCCCTTCCACGGAACCCaaaatatttatccaattatCCTAGAAATTAAAACCCCACACTGTCACTGTCCAAGCTGCGCTGGTCACACTGAAGTCATACAGTTGGAAGTCTATTCCCTTTCCGTTGTGGCAGCCATTTTTCAGTTCAACAAAGAAGACACATCTCATCGATTCCCTGGAGGTTAACAACTGGTTGATCCATCAACAGCAAGATCACCCTTTAGCCTCTTCAAACTGATGCCTGTACAAACACGAAAAGGAATAATAAATACTGATAGGTTTGATAGGATATAAAGAGAAACATTCAATTTCTTTGAGAAAGGAATTTGCATTGGACACATCGAACGTGTGGACTCTGAGCAGGGACTAGCCATAGGATTACACAATCAATTTTGTTTTTGCATTTAAATTGAAGAAAAGACAATCATCACGCAGAATACCGGTAGATAAAGTTTTCGGGCCATTAATGATTGCAGGATAAATGCCTTTTTGCAAAGTGAAATTTGGATCATTGATAGGAACAACTTTGCTATAATTCCAAAAGGAAGCGACTACAGCAGAACCACTCTCCAGCTAAGGATAGCTCGAGAGCCCACCActgtaaaaaaagaaagaaaatatccTCCCCACTCCCGCACCAGCACCTTATTTCTTTGTCTTGCTGGCATCGACATCCCACCCCGCTCGCAGTCCTGTCCTAGTGCCCCCGGCCCCATGGCTGCCGCCACCCATTGGTTTTGGCGACCACGAGCAACTACAGCATGcgaagcctcatcatcaatgccctcgctgccaccacctccggcCTGACTTTGGCAGCGCCGTCAGCCCATCACCGCAAGAGCCACCACCCGCCGTTCGACACACACTCCACCACCACGGTCAATCCGTGTGCCTCCCTAGGAATCCCTCTAGACCCAGAAGCCAAAGATCCCTCCCCAACCCAGAACCGGAGTTGGTAGTCATTGGAGCGCCGCGGGTGTGGATTTTAGAAGTTTGATTCATGTACATCCCTATTTCAATTCTTACTTCCTTGATTCCATTCTTACTTCCCTCATCACCTCTCATTTATTCCATTGGAGGAATTTTTTTTGGTTCCGACTTGTCCTTTTCTTAATTGGAGGGCCCTTGAATTAGGCTTAACTGGAAGGCCTCTTGATTTAGATACCATTCCTATATGGCACTTTCACCTAGGCCAACATGCAACTTTCCTTTAATTAACTAGAACATGAACAAATTTTATGTTTCATAAGCAGCCCTGTGTGGATATCACACCATTTGTACATTTCCCCTGATTCACATCTACCAAAACAGAAGTGTCTCAAACTTACTGTTTAATGGAAACCTGTTTAAAGAAACCATGCATCTACTGAAGATATGCTGATCTCTAGAATTAGTGAATGGTGAAGATTTTTTTTAGTGGCAAATATCGCCGCCATCAGATGAACAAAACAATAGTACCTCAAAGCAGTACTAAAATAGTTAATCGGAACAAACACCATGGAGAGTGTAAAGCATCTAGTGAGTAAAAGCAGCATGGCACAAAACAAATCGAACCCAGAAGTCCACAATTCTAGAAGGAACTGATAAGCAGCAGAAGAAGTGAGCAATATATGCAATCAGCGTTCCAGCAAGCAGGGAGAAGAGTGCATGCTAAACTGGACACTAAAATAAGGACACCACTTATTGCAATAGCCGGGCAGTTAATGGGAACAAGAAGAGCAAATATAAAAGATTGAGCGCAGCAGACAGTAACTAAAAACTACATAGCTAGGCAACATGAGAGTGAGATTGAACATTTACCACTTCACTGTATAGTCTATGATGCATTTTTAAGCTTAGAGAAATGTTTAGAGTAGaaattttttgtttttgcatCAAAGAAACACGAACATTTGCAGGGAGTTCAACGTTCTCATTTTCAACTTACACAATCATTTCACTGCTTTCTGTAAGATAAGTAGGAGATATAGTAATTAGTAACACATAAGCATTCTGAATTTCAATATCTAACTTACATTTTGGATCAGCCATCCATCTCCACGATATTGATTATATCAGAAGTTATGCCATAGGCATTCAAGATATCCACAAATTTGTGAACATTTTCAGCAATCTTTTGGCATCTGACTTCGACTAATTTAAGGTGCTCAGGCAGAGCAAAATTTTCAATTGAActacaactttctctcatttccACATTATAGTTAAGCCCCTGTAGCAGATCAAAGTAGTATTTTAGACCAAGCAGTCATGCAACACTGCTTCAGAAAGATATCAACCAACATTAGATGCATATGTGTCATAAAAAATTGAAGAGTGAGCTTATACATTAAGTTGAAGAGTGATCTTCTCTAGGATCGGCGCATGCTGGAGGAAACAAATTAGTGCATCGAGTTCACAGGCCACAGCCCACCCATTGACCACCAAAGTCTTTAAGTTGCTAAATATGGGGCACAATTTCATATCTCGCTTGAAAATGACCTGGGTAGTGTAAGAAAAAAAGTTAGATAGGTGAATTCAACTTAGGAGATCGAGATAGTACATAAAATTGAAATATTATGCCCAAACACATATAAACTAGCGATATGATAAAGTACAACATCCTTGAATGTGATAGCTTATGAAGGACAATTGGTGGTAATAAACAAAAGAATCTTGTCTCAGTTTTAGGTTTATGAAAATGTGATGGAAGACAAACATGCTGCATACAAGTGCCAATAACCCTTAACAGCTAGGAGATAAGGTACAAGTATATTCAAACATACCGCTGCACGATTCTGAATGTAGACTGAAAATTGAACTGCCAGCTCCAAATTTTTAGCATTGCACAAGCCTCTAAGAAGCACACACTTGGCACTCCTGTCATTATTACCATAGCAATCAACACATGTATCATGAGCACAATGTTCAAAGTTCCGCCGCATCTACATACCATCATGTACACAGGttggagtatatatgtaaatattagtgcccaCCGTATGGATAATACTACGTGTCATGAAAAATCTCTCTCAAAACCTTAAAATAAAGTATGTTGTACTcatcgtataaatatgtgtggctttatcTATTCCACACAGATATATactgtagaataaggtatccacttaaGTGTTTGTGTCAAAATTCAGTATCAGcaatatatagaaatagttaaatcatAGATATTATTATTACAAGCGACGATGACTCTAAGTTAGTTGAGTGgctgtgcgttgcaacgggacaaATAATACCTCCAAACGTCTAGTAGCCAATCCAAAATCAAGATGTGACAAATCTATTTTGCATGTCCCAAATTTAACAGCTTGTCCCAAATTCATCTGACCTCCAAACAAAACATGTTGGTAGTCAAACGGATTCGTTTCGACAAGATCTACATAACCACGGTCTCTGATCGTCCATACGACTTATGGTTCAAAAAGttattttttcttcttctctttacTCTACTCAGCCagcatattatttttttataaattctaGGGTATTACAGCGCCAAATTAAGAAAAATCTGATTTAGGCATTCAGAACTAATGTCAAGATGATACATGTTTTGTGCCTGATATAGTCCACATTAAACTACCAGATAGTACATAGAATCTCAGTCCAGATCAGGCAATATTTTTTTCTACCATCGGTCTACTTTATTTTCCTGAAGTTCAGGGGAAACAAATTATTTCCATAGCCTGCAAATATTATACGTTAGGACTTCAATTTATTTTTATCGTTCATGTTATTTTCCAAACAAAAAAAGTTGTAGTAGATGCAAGCCATATTATGTAAACTTATAGTCACAAACCATTTTCTATTAGAATATCACGGTTATCACCCCAACGCCAACATATCACCCCGACACTGGATTGCTTTTTCCAATCTATAAATTGTATACTTATATTGAGCAAATTAATTCTATAACAGGATGTGCCATCAAAATGTCAGAATGGGATCCGTGGCAACTGATGCATAGGACAAAAAGAATACCTGGACAATTCCACAAGCAGCACATGAGGCAAACAGGCCTGGAGGCATCTGGGAGGAAGAACAAACCATCTCCCCTCTTCACTGGGCATGAGGCACCATTCAGAGTTTGAGATTTCAGAGGCCTTTGCATTGCTCCCTCGGTAATCCACCATTACACTTCAAGACCTCCATATGATCAATCCGCCTGTGCGCCGCTGATCAATACACTATAAAAGCAAATACAACAAAATTTCAAGTACAGTAATATACTGTGACTGCTGGTGGAGAGAATTTAAATTAGCTATTTTTAACGCTCTTCTGAAACAGCA
This region of Miscanthus floridulus cultivar M001 unplaced genomic scaffold, ASM1932011v1 fs_222_1, whole genome shotgun sequence genomic DNA includes:
- the LOC136530855 gene encoding uncharacterized protein isoform X1; the encoded protein is MVDYRGSNAKASEISNSEWCLMPSEEGRWFVLPPRCLQACLPHVLLVELSRSAKCVLLRGLCNAKNLELAVQFSVYIQNRAAVIFKRDMKLCPIFSNLKTLVVNGWAVACELDALICFLQHAPILEKITLQLNGLNYNVEMRESCSSIENFALPEHLKLVEVRCQKIAENVHKFVDILNAYGITSDIINIVEMDG
- the LOC136530855 gene encoding uncharacterized protein isoform X2; translated protein: MVCSSSQMPPGLFASCAACGIVQMRRNFEHCAHDTCVDCYGNNDRSAKCVLLRGLCNAKNLELAVQFSVYIQNRAAVIFKRDMKLCPIFSNLKTLVVNGWAVACELDALICFLQHAPILEKITLQLNGLNYNVEMRESCSSIENFALPEHLKLVEVRCQKIAENVHKFVDILNAYGITSDIINIVEMDG